From a region of the Meiothermus cerbereus DSM 11376 genome:
- a CDS encoding ABC transporter substrate-binding protein → MRKLVVVLTVLLSLGLAQTQKVRVGLGYLPDVQFAPFYAGVVEGIYARRGLDVEFQHGFSSELYPLLVQGRLDFVVADAEDVMALRAQGTPLKYVLALYQSVPNALFSRAEKNITSVRDLKGKTIGIPGLFGTSYTSLQAMLRAAGLRESDVRIEQIGFTQAEAIVSGRVDVAMGFINNEPIVLEARGIKLNVIPAGPYNRSPGVGVISTDRVLENAELARRFVQATQEAMALTLREPRKAFEASKMYVQPLGEDRFRVLEVSLRLYQSPYTRQNGLGFSNPQGWQSGLTLLKQTGRVKTDLPFTAFFTNEFLQRGLQVSTSAAK, encoded by the coding sequence ATGCGAAAACTTGTAGTGGTGCTGACCGTGTTGCTGTCGCTGGGCCTGGCCCAGACGCAAAAGGTGCGGGTAGGGCTGGGTTACCTGCCCGACGTGCAGTTTGCCCCCTTTTATGCCGGGGTGGTCGAGGGTATCTACGCAAGGCGCGGACTGGACGTAGAGTTTCAACACGGCTTCTCCTCGGAGCTGTACCCCTTGCTGGTTCAGGGAAGGCTCGATTTTGTGGTAGCCGATGCCGAAGACGTGATGGCCCTGCGCGCCCAGGGAACCCCGCTCAAGTACGTGCTGGCCCTCTACCAGAGCGTGCCCAACGCCCTCTTCTCGCGGGCCGAGAAAAACATCACCTCGGTGCGCGACCTCAAGGGCAAGACCATTGGGATACCGGGGCTTTTTGGCACCTCGTACACCTCGTTGCAGGCCATGCTGCGGGCGGCTGGCTTGCGCGAGTCGGACGTGAGAATCGAACAGATTGGCTTTACCCAGGCCGAGGCCATCGTGAGCGGGCGGGTAGATGTGGCTATGGGCTTTATCAACAACGAGCCCATCGTGCTCGAGGCCCGTGGTATCAAGCTCAATGTGATTCCCGCCGGCCCCTACAACCGTTCGCCGGGGGTGGGAGTCATCTCCACCGATCGGGTGCTGGAAAACGCCGAGCTGGCCCGCCGTTTTGTGCAGGCCACCCAGGAAGCCATGGCCCTGACCCTGCGGGAGCCGCGCAAGGCTTTTGAGGCCTCCAAAATGTACGTGCAACCTCTGGGCGAAGACCGTTTCCGGGTGCTCGAGGTCTCGCTCAGGCTCTACCAGTCGCCCTACACCCGCCAAAACGGGCTGGGCTTCTCCAACCCCCAGGGCTGGCAGAGCGGGCTGACCCTGCTCAAACAGACCGGACGGGTCAAAACCGACCTGCCCTTTACAGCCTTCTTCACCAACGAGTTTTTGCAGCGTGGCCTGCAGGTCAGTACCAGCGCGGCAAAATAA
- a CDS encoding SWIM zinc finger family protein, with translation MQLELQSLLDLADPGVLERGRALFLRGAVLEASRSRGRLQARVQGSAPFPYRVEINLSKGEWDCTCPYAWGPVCKHVVAVALAALEAPEIFARKKLPKTRLLDLEPLLELSDDELLRLLWQLEEARPELMQEFAYNLLQRYR, from the coding sequence GTGCAACTGGAACTGCAAAGCTTGCTGGATCTGGCCGACCCAGGGGTGCTGGAGCGGGGCCGGGCCCTCTTTTTGCGTGGGGCGGTGCTCGAGGCCAGCCGCAGCCGGGGCCGCTTGCAAGCGCGGGTGCAGGGGAGCGCCCCTTTCCCGTACCGGGTGGAGATTAACCTCAGCAAAGGCGAGTGGGACTGTACCTGCCCCTATGCCTGGGGGCCGGTGTGCAAGCACGTGGTGGCGGTAGCCCTGGCGGCCCTGGAGGCCCCTGAAATTTTTGCTCGGAAAAAGCTACCCAAAACGAGGCTGCTAGACCTCGAGCCCTTGCTCGAGCTGTCCGACGACGAACTGCTGCGCCTTTTGTGGCAGCTGGAAGAGGCGCGTCCCGAGCTGATGCAGGAGTTCGCCTACAACCTGTTGCAGCGTTATAGATAG
- a CDS encoding ABC transporter permease subunit, with protein MNHPVPTPHPTTQAPSVIRLAGVAVEFEGREVLSGVDLEVHKGEFVAIIGPSGGGKSTLLRLIAGLLKARQGTVEVVGRPAMVFQDYRLLPWRTVEQNIRLPIELTGRGRIETHLGMKPYLKLYPHQLSGGMKARVAIARALAQDAEVLLMDEPFAALDALVRERFNLELKQLHERTGKTIVFVTHSIREAVYLADRVVVLSGGKIEAILQTKGEGRITAFTDGLEAELRERLGVADSTFVEPPPKPLRPPWEILGTLLLLALFFLGWGLMATRVPVFVPSPLEVWQAIGKNSALLFHNALTTLQTAGLGILTSLVIGLPIGYAMGQRRSLERLLSPFIVALQAVPTIIVAPLLIIWFGYGLVSKVTIATLISIFPVLVSTMVGVREVDRTYREVFQTIGASAWGVFSKLEFPGALPVILGGLRLTVSLALIGAVVAEFVLGGGGLGHLAQTEQRNFNYANSFAAVAVTVLLGISLYGLVALLESYVLRYRRR; from the coding sequence ATGAACCACCCGGTACCCACCCCGCACCCCACCACCCAGGCGCCCAGCGTGATCCGGCTGGCGGGGGTCGCGGTGGAGTTCGAGGGACGGGAAGTGCTCTCTGGCGTGGACCTCGAGGTGCACAAAGGTGAGTTTGTGGCCATCATTGGCCCCTCGGGTGGCGGCAAGAGCACCCTCCTGCGCCTGATTGCAGGGCTGCTCAAGGCCCGGCAGGGCACGGTGGAAGTGGTGGGGCGGCCCGCCATGGTCTTCCAGGACTACCGCCTGCTGCCCTGGCGCACCGTAGAGCAGAACATCCGGCTGCCCATCGAGCTCACCGGCCGGGGCCGCATCGAGACCCACCTGGGCATGAAGCCCTATTTGAAGCTTTATCCGCACCAGCTATCGGGGGGCATGAAGGCCAGGGTCGCCATTGCCCGAGCGCTCGCCCAGGACGCCGAGGTGCTGTTGATGGACGAGCCCTTTGCGGCCCTGGACGCGCTGGTGCGGGAGCGTTTCAACCTCGAGCTCAAGCAACTGCACGAGCGCACCGGCAAAACCATCGTGTTCGTAACCCACAGCATCCGCGAGGCGGTGTATCTGGCCGACCGGGTGGTGGTGCTCTCCGGTGGCAAAATTGAGGCCATCCTGCAAACCAAGGGGGAAGGGCGCATCACCGCATTTACCGATGGGCTCGAGGCCGAGCTGCGCGAACGGCTGGGCGTGGCCGACTCTACCTTCGTCGAGCCCCCGCCCAAGCCCCTGCGCCCACCCTGGGAAATCCTGGGCACGCTTCTGCTGCTGGCCCTGTTTTTCTTAGGCTGGGGACTAATGGCAACTCGAGTTCCGGTGTTTGTACCCTCGCCCCTGGAAGTCTGGCAGGCCATCGGGAAGAATAGCGCGCTGCTCTTCCACAACGCCCTGACCACCCTCCAGACCGCTGGGCTGGGCATCCTGACCTCGCTGGTCATTGGACTACCCATAGGCTACGCGATGGGCCAGAGACGCTCGCTCGAGCGGCTTTTGTCGCCCTTTATTGTGGCCTTGCAGGCAGTCCCCACCATAATTGTGGCCCCGCTGCTCATCATCTGGTTCGGCTATGGGCTGGTCTCTAAGGTAACCATCGCCACCCTCATCTCCATCTTTCCGGTGCTGGTATCGACCATGGTGGGGGTGCGGGAGGTAGACCGCACCTACCGCGAGGTCTTCCAGACCATTGGCGCCTCGGCCTGGGGGGTGTTTAGCAAGCTCGAGTTCCCCGGCGCCCTGCCGGTCATCCTGGGCGGCCTGCGCCTGACGGTCTCGCTGGCTTTGATTGGGGCGGTGGTGGCCGAGTTTGTGCTGGGCGGCGGGGGGTTGGGGCACCTGGCCCAGACCGAGCAGCGCAACTTCAACTACGCCAACTCCTTCGCTGCGGTGGCAGTAACCGTTCTGCTGGGCATCTCCTTGTACGGGCTGGTAGCCCTGCTGGAAAGCTACGTGCTGCGCTACCGCAGGCGATAA
- a CDS encoding YhjD/YihY/BrkB family envelope integrity protein, which yields MQSIIAQVYQLYTRAHIPFFSAALAYYALFSLMPLLILLAGIFGLVLSGSEDLRTAVLVRLIELVVLLFPTQPDLAQTLVNFLTRGAFPLTLLSLLVLLWASSNFFAALAYALGIIFGGASPPPHPTAKPQAAPLAESDPLRRRFQRGLALLTVLRGRIAGLLAPLLLGLALILLALLGLAMGFLLRYLPAELSFLRSGVEVVVPVLGAILLFFLTYMLLPVPTPRVLAAFAAAILAALAWEGVRLGLPLLLPRTQYELIYGPIAGFLLALAGFYLTMWILLVGAVLAKILTDRSSDTI from the coding sequence ATGCAGTCCATCATCGCGCAGGTCTACCAGCTATATACGCGCGCCCACATCCCCTTTTTCTCGGCGGCTTTGGCCTACTATGCCCTGTTTAGCCTGATGCCTTTGCTGATTCTGCTGGCCGGCATCTTCGGTCTGGTGCTCTCGGGCAGCGAAGACCTGCGAACCGCGGTGCTGGTGCGGCTCATCGAGCTAGTGGTGCTGCTCTTCCCCACCCAGCCCGACCTGGCCCAGACGCTGGTGAACTTTTTGACTCGAGGGGCCTTCCCCCTTACGCTCCTGAGCCTGCTGGTGTTGCTGTGGGCCAGCAGCAACTTCTTTGCTGCGCTGGCCTATGCCCTGGGCATCATCTTCGGCGGGGCCTCGCCTCCCCCCCATCCAACGGCTAAGCCCCAGGCCGCACCTTTAGCCGAATCAGACCCTCTGCGGCGACGATTTCAGCGGGGCCTGGCCCTGCTGACTGTCCTGCGTGGGCGCATTGCAGGCCTGCTGGCCCCTTTGCTCTTGGGGCTGGCCCTGATTCTCTTGGCCCTGTTGGGGCTGGCCATGGGCTTTCTGTTGCGCTACCTCCCCGCCGAGCTGAGCTTTCTGCGAAGCGGGGTGGAGGTGGTCGTTCCGGTGCTGGGGGCGATACTGCTTTTTTTCCTGACCTACATGCTGCTTCCCGTGCCCACCCCGCGGGTTCTGGCCGCCTTTGCCGCCGCTATACTAGCCGCTTTGGCCTGGGAGGGCGTCCGGCTGGGCCTGCCCCTGCTGCTGCCCCGCACCCAGTACGAGCTCATCTATGGCCCCATCGCGGGCTTTTTGCTGGCCCTGGCTGGGTTTTACCTGACCATGTGGATTTTGTTGGTGGGGGCCGTATTGGCAAAAATTTTGACGGATCGCTCGAGCGACACCATTTAG
- a CDS encoding glutamate-5-semialdehyde dehydrogenase → MTATPPLQSYALAARDAARALSAAPPKAKNTALLAMAAKLEAQKEALYAANQQDLEAAQASGLSAAKLDRLRLNEKVLHDLLAGLRQVAEMPDPIGEIEGLEIRPNGLQVGRMRVPLGVIGFIYESRPNATVEASALCLKAGNAILLRGGKEAWHSNNALVGLLQEALLEVGLPKEAIQLVPTTDRSAILEMCRLGGLLDLIIPRGGRELIELVQREARMPVLAHAEGVNHLFVDQSADLEMALQIALNGKAQRPSTCNSLEKVLVHQAIAPVFLPRLAQVMQAAGVELRGDERTCALIPAKPASPEDWAMEYLDLILTVKVVDSLEEALKHIARYGSRHTETICTQHHAHAMRFLREVDASLVLVNASPRFNDGFQLGLGAEIGISTSKLHAYGPMGVKELTTTKFVALGQGQVRE, encoded by the coding sequence ATGACCGCCACCCCCCCACTCCAGAGCTACGCCCTGGCCGCTAGGGACGCTGCAAGGGCTTTGTCGGCAGCCCCGCCCAAAGCCAAGAACACCGCGCTGCTGGCCATGGCGGCGAAGCTCGAGGCGCAAAAAGAGGCCCTCTACGCTGCCAACCAGCAGGATCTGGAGGCTGCCCAGGCCAGCGGCCTCTCGGCGGCCAAACTCGACCGCCTGCGCCTGAACGAAAAAGTGCTGCACGACCTTTTGGCGGGGTTGCGGCAGGTGGCCGAGATGCCCGACCCCATCGGCGAGATTGAAGGCTTAGAGATTCGCCCCAACGGCCTGCAGGTGGGGCGGATGCGGGTTCCGCTGGGGGTCATCGGCTTCATCTACGAGTCGCGCCCCAACGCCACCGTGGAGGCCAGCGCCCTCTGCCTCAAGGCCGGAAACGCCATCCTGCTGCGGGGGGGCAAGGAGGCCTGGCACTCCAACAACGCCCTGGTGGGGCTTTTACAGGAAGCCCTGCTCGAGGTCGGCCTGCCCAAAGAGGCCATCCAGCTCGTCCCCACCACCGACCGCAGCGCCATCCTGGAGATGTGTCGTCTGGGGGGCCTCCTGGATCTGATCATCCCCAGGGGTGGTAGGGAGCTAATCGAACTGGTGCAGCGCGAGGCCCGCATGCCGGTGCTGGCCCACGCCGAAGGGGTCAACCACCTCTTTGTGGACCAAAGCGCCGACCTGGAGATGGCGCTACAGATTGCCCTGAACGGCAAAGCCCAGCGCCCCAGCACCTGCAACAGCCTGGAGAAGGTGCTGGTACACCAGGCCATCGCCCCGGTGTTTTTGCCCCGGCTGGCCCAAGTTATGCAGGCCGCCGGGGTGGAGCTGCGCGGCGACGAGCGCACCTGTGCCCTCATCCCCGCCAAGCCGGCCAGCCCTGAAGACTGGGCGATGGAGTACCTGGACTTGATTCTGACCGTGAAGGTGGTGGACTCGCTCGAGGAAGCCCTGAAGCACATCGCCCGCTATGGCTCGCGGCACACCGAGACCATCTGCACCCAGCACCATGCCCACGCTATGCGTTTTTTGCGCGAGGTGGATGCCTCGCTGGTGCTGGTGAACGCCTCGCCCCGCTTCAACGACGGCTTCCAATTGGGCCTGGGGGCCGAGATCGGCATCTCCACCAGCAAGCTGCACGCCTATGGCCCCATGGGAGTGAAGGAGCTCACCACCACCAAGTTCGTGGCCCTGGGCCAGGGGCAGGTGCGCGAGTAA
- the proB gene encoding glutamate 5-kinase — translation MAERKPINAQNYHRLVVKVGSAVLSGAKGRQQQLEIAAQIAALRAEGREVVLVSSGAVATGLSKLGFKERPKTMPGKQALAAVGQPTLMYLWEQAFSWYDLKVAQVLLTAEDLGHRQRYLNARQTLETLLEWGIVPIINENDTVMVEEIKFGDNDQLSALIASLVGADLLILLSDIEALFEADPRTHPEARPIPFVERVDAAVLRMAGDSPGRVGTGGMKSKLLAAEKAQAAGIPTLLLPGHRPQSISQALRGEPVGTLFAGGSRRYSGRKLWLYQLPKPQGEVVVDAGAAQALRQGGASLLPAGILEVRGQFGVGEAVRCLDTEGSLIGIGLVNYSASELSRIKGRKTREIEALLGYKNTDEAIHRDYFALASELE, via the coding sequence ATGGCAGAACGAAAACCCATCAACGCCCAAAACTACCACCGTTTGGTGGTAAAGGTGGGCAGCGCTGTGCTAAGCGGTGCAAAAGGACGTCAACAGCAGCTCGAGATAGCCGCACAAATAGCTGCGCTTCGGGCAGAAGGCCGCGAAGTGGTGCTGGTTTCCTCTGGGGCTGTGGCTACCGGCCTGAGTAAGCTGGGTTTCAAGGAGCGTCCAAAAACCATGCCCGGCAAACAGGCCCTGGCCGCGGTAGGCCAACCCACGCTGATGTATTTGTGGGAGCAGGCGTTTAGCTGGTACGACCTGAAGGTGGCCCAGGTTTTGCTCACCGCGGAAGACCTGGGCCACCGCCAGCGCTATCTAAACGCCCGGCAAACGCTCGAAACGCTCCTGGAGTGGGGCATTGTCCCCATCATCAACGAGAACGACACGGTGATGGTGGAGGAGATCAAGTTTGGCGACAACGACCAGCTATCGGCCTTAATTGCTTCGCTGGTGGGGGCCGATCTGCTCATTTTGCTCTCAGATATCGAGGCCCTCTTTGAGGCCGACCCCCGCACCCATCCCGAGGCCAGGCCCATTCCCTTTGTGGAGCGGGTGGATGCTGCGGTGCTGCGCATGGCGGGCGACAGCCCAGGCCGGGTGGGCACCGGCGGGATGAAAAGCAAGCTGCTGGCAGCCGAAAAAGCCCAGGCCGCCGGAATTCCCACTCTGCTGCTGCCTGGCCATAGGCCCCAAAGCATCAGCCAGGCCCTGCGCGGTGAGCCAGTCGGCACGCTATTTGCCGGGGGCAGTCGGCGCTACAGCGGTCGCAAGCTCTGGCTGTACCAGCTCCCCAAACCCCAGGGGGAGGTGGTGGTGGATGCCGGGGCAGCCCAGGCTTTGCGCCAGGGCGGGGCCTCCCTTTTGCCGGCGGGTATCCTGGAGGTGCGTGGGCAGTTCGGCGTGGGCGAGGCGGTCAGGTGCCTGGATACCGAGGGCAGCCTAATTGGGATAGGTCTGGTGAACTACAGCGCCTCGGAACTATCACGCATCAAGGGCCGCAAGACCCGCGAGATCGAGGCCCTTTTGGGTTACAAGAATACCGACGAGGCCATTCACCGCGACTACTTTGCCCTGGCCTCGGAACTGGAGTGA
- the pepF gene encoding oligoendopeptidase F, translated as MSTLPKRTELAKEQTWNLEALFASEAEWRKALEEAARGVEAVRPFAGRLGESPQVLLEALEIHQNRMLEAMKVLQYASLQLATEGTNPNFTRMVGEARAVVAELAAAGAYLEPELLSLPQATLERFIEAEPRLAIYRHYFEALQIRQPHIQSGEVEAVLAAASDPLGAHAATANAATNADMQFRAVEHQGQSLPVSHSTIGELLVHPSPEVRKAAWESYADGHLAFKNTLTHTLQGSIKSFVFQARTRGYKDSLEMALAGSRTCGDNIPRTVYDHLLATFQAHLPTWHRFWRIRKKALGGKLHSYDAPIYDAPAPLVPSPKISFWEAAEIICRGMAPLGPEYVEPMRRGLFEERWVDWGQNQGKRAGAFSSGLKGTFPYIFMSWSNDIFSLSTLAHELGHSMHSYFTRQTQPIIYARYSLFIAEVASNFNQALVRAMLLREAQTPEHKLAVLEEAFSNFHRYLFVMPTLARFELELYQRIEKGGALTAPFLIERLAELFAEGYGGEVELDKERLGAGWMNFSHLYSPFYVYQYATGIAAANALARDVLEQGEPAAKRYLDFLKAGDSVYPLEALRIAGIDMTSPEPVERGFAVLASMVDELERLVG; from the coding sequence ATGAGTACCCTACCCAAGCGCACCGAACTAGCCAAGGAACAAACCTGGAACCTCGAGGCCCTGTTTGCCTCGGAAGCTGAGTGGCGAAAAGCCCTGGAAGAGGCCGCTCGAGGCGTAGAAGCGGTCAGGCCCTTTGCCGGACGGCTGGGGGAATCGCCCCAAGTATTGCTCGAGGCCCTGGAAATCCACCAAAACCGGATGCTCGAGGCCATGAAAGTGCTTCAGTACGCCTCGCTGCAGCTCGCCACCGAGGGCACCAACCCCAACTTTACCCGCATGGTGGGCGAGGCCCGGGCGGTGGTCGCAGAGCTCGCCGCAGCAGGGGCCTACCTCGAGCCCGAGCTACTCAGCCTACCCCAAGCGACCCTCGAGCGCTTCATTGAAGCCGAGCCAAGGCTGGCAATCTACCGGCACTACTTCGAAGCCCTGCAAATCCGCCAACCCCACATACAGAGCGGCGAGGTAGAGGCGGTGCTGGCCGCAGCTTCCGACCCCCTGGGGGCCCATGCCGCCACCGCCAACGCAGCCACCAACGCCGACATGCAGTTTAGAGCAGTTGAGCACCAGGGCCAGAGCCTCCCCGTCTCGCACAGCACCATCGGCGAACTTTTGGTTCACCCCAGCCCCGAGGTACGCAAAGCCGCCTGGGAGTCGTATGCCGACGGACATCTGGCCTTCAAGAACACCCTCACCCACACCCTGCAGGGCAGCATCAAGAGCTTTGTTTTTCAAGCGCGTACGAGGGGTTATAAGGACAGCCTCGAGATGGCCCTGGCCGGAAGCCGCACCTGCGGCGACAACATCCCCAGAACGGTGTACGACCACCTGCTGGCCACCTTCCAGGCCCACCTGCCCACCTGGCACCGCTTCTGGCGCATCCGCAAAAAGGCCCTGGGCGGCAAGCTGCATAGCTACGACGCGCCGATCTACGACGCGCCCGCCCCCCTGGTGCCAAGCCCTAAAATCAGCTTCTGGGAGGCCGCCGAAATTATCTGCCGGGGCATGGCGCCGCTGGGGCCCGAGTACGTAGAACCCATGCGGCGGGGCCTGTTCGAGGAGCGCTGGGTGGACTGGGGACAGAACCAGGGCAAGCGGGCCGGGGCCTTCTCCTCGGGCCTCAAGGGCACCTTCCCCTATATTTTTATGAGCTGGTCGAACGATATCTTCTCGCTGAGCACCCTGGCCCACGAGCTGGGCCACTCCATGCACAGCTACTTCACCCGCCAGACCCAGCCCATCATCTATGCCCGCTACAGCCTGTTTATCGCCGAGGTGGCCTCGAACTTCAACCAGGCTTTGGTGCGGGCCATGCTCTTGCGCGAGGCCCAGACCCCGGAACATAAACTAGCGGTGCTGGAGGAAGCCTTCAGCAACTTCCACCGCTACCTGTTCGTGATGCCCACCCTGGCCCGCTTCGAGCTCGAGCTCTACCAGCGCATCGAGAAGGGCGGGGCCCTGACCGCCCCTTTCCTGATCGAACGACTGGCCGAGCTCTTCGCCGAGGGGTACGGCGGCGAGGTGGAGCTGGACAAAGAGCGGCTGGGGGCAGGCTGGATGAACTTCTCGCACCTCTATAGCCCTTTTTACGTCTACCAGTACGCCACCGGCATCGCGGCTGCCAACGCCCTGGCCCGCGATGTGCTCGAGCAGGGCGAGCCCGCTGCCAAGCGCTACCTGGACTTCCTCAAGGCCGGCGACTCGGTGTATCCGCTGGAGGCACTCAGGATTGCCGGGATTGACATGACCAGCCCCGAGCCGGTGGAGCGTGGTTTTGCCGTACTTGCAAGCATGGTGGACGAGCTCGAGCGGCTGGTGGGGTAA
- a CDS encoding GH1 family beta-glucosidase — translation MTAFSKSDFGPGFSWGVATSAYQIEGAVSEDGRSPSIWDTFSHTPGKIKTGENGDVACDFYHRYQGDIAFIRQMNMQVHRFSLAWPRILPGGTGPVNPKGLDFYHRVIDRTLELGLKPWVTLYHWDLPQVLEDKGGWTNREIVSWFGEYVEVCARAFGDKVKHWMVLNEPTVFTALGYMQGKHAPGRKGLGNFLPAVHHAAMAQAEGGRILRANVKDAQIGTTFSASYVEAAGPTWLSRAAAASYDAVVNRLFIEPALGLGYPWKAAPFLLALKRYIRPGDMEKLAFDFDFIGLQTYFRQQVRFDPLALGTFAREIPHAERGGELTEMGWEVWPENIYLLLRQFSAYKGVKRILITENGAAFPDTPQGERVSDPQRLKYIQDHLAQVLRAKREGVPVEGYFYWSLLDNFEWAEGYRPRFGLVYVDYPTQKRILKDSGRWFGEFLAN, via the coding sequence GTGACAGCCTTCAGCAAAAGCGACTTCGGCCCTGGCTTTTCCTGGGGGGTGGCTACCTCGGCCTATCAGATTGAGGGCGCGGTGAGCGAGGACGGGCGCAGCCCTTCTATCTGGGACACCTTCTCGCATACCCCCGGCAAGATCAAAACCGGCGAGAACGGCGATGTGGCCTGCGACTTCTACCACCGCTACCAGGGCGACATCGCCTTTATCCGCCAGATGAACATGCAGGTTCACCGCTTTTCGCTGGCCTGGCCCCGCATCCTGCCGGGTGGAACCGGGCCGGTTAACCCCAAAGGGCTGGACTTCTATCATCGGGTGATTGACCGGACGCTGGAACTGGGCCTAAAGCCCTGGGTGACCCTGTACCACTGGGACTTACCGCAGGTTCTAGAAGATAAAGGGGGCTGGACCAACCGCGAAATTGTGAGCTGGTTTGGCGAGTATGTGGAGGTGTGCGCTCGCGCCTTTGGTGACAAGGTTAAGCACTGGATGGTGCTCAATGAGCCTACCGTGTTCACTGCGCTGGGCTATATGCAAGGTAAACATGCCCCTGGCCGCAAGGGCCTTGGCAACTTCCTGCCCGCTGTCCACCATGCTGCTATGGCCCAGGCCGAAGGAGGGCGCATTTTGCGGGCTAATGTAAAGGATGCCCAGATTGGCACCACCTTCTCGGCCTCCTACGTAGAGGCCGCTGGCCCCACCTGGCTCAGCCGCGCTGCAGCAGCCAGCTACGATGCGGTGGTGAACCGGCTCTTCATCGAACCCGCCCTGGGGCTGGGCTACCCCTGGAAAGCAGCACCCTTCCTGCTGGCCCTAAAGCGCTACATCCGCCCTGGCGATATGGAAAAGCTGGCCTTCGACTTCGACTTCATCGGGCTCCAAACCTACTTCCGCCAGCAGGTGCGCTTCGATCCGCTGGCCCTGGGCACATTTGCCCGCGAGATACCCCATGCTGAGCGGGGAGGCGAGCTGACCGAGATGGGCTGGGAGGTCTGGCCAGAAAACATCTACCTGTTGCTCAGGCAGTTTAGCGCCTACAAAGGGGTAAAGCGCATCCTCATCACCGAGAACGGGGCCGCCTTCCCCGACACCCCCCAGGGCGAGCGGGTCAGCGACCCCCAACGCTTGAAGTACATTCAAGACCACCTGGCCCAGGTTTTGCGGGCCAAGCGCGAGGGCGTGCCGGTAGAGGGCTACTTCTATTGGAGCTTGCTGGACAACTTCGAGTGGGCCGAGGGGTACCGGCCCCGCTTTGGGCTGGTGTATGTGGATTACCCCACCCAGAAGCGCATCCTAAAGGACTCTGGGCGCTGGTTTGGCGAGTTCCTGGCCAACTGA
- a CDS encoding VOC family protein, translating into MLQSANSTLALTGLTLRVQNIGRQLAFYRDLLGLEVIRSQQQETELALPGRRFTLTLQPEPSAPLRPQPTLGLYHFALLLPSRAALAKVFRRLVEARYPHFQGASDHGVSEALYLADPEGNGLELYRDRPRTDWPFIGDRLAMVTKPLDLEALLAEAEGSEGLDPQTSLGHLHLHVRDLDEAQAFFEGLGMELMQGDYPGARFLAADGYHHHIGINLWARGRTAPPHTTGLLGYQLALRGRPAQRLSDPNGASVEVVPL; encoded by the coding sequence ATGTTGCAGAGCGCAAACTCAACCCTGGCACTTACCGGGCTGACCCTGCGGGTACAGAACATAGGGCGCCAACTGGCCTTTTACCGCGATCTGCTGGGCCTCGAGGTAATCCGTAGCCAGCAGCAAGAGACCGAACTGGCCCTTCCAGGCCGTCGATTCACCCTCACCTTGCAGCCTGAGCCCAGCGCTCCGCTGCGCCCCCAGCCCACCCTGGGGCTGTACCACTTTGCCCTGTTGCTACCCAGCCGAGCCGCCCTAGCCAAAGTCTTCCGGCGGCTGGTCGAAGCCCGCTATCCCCATTTTCAGGGGGCCTCCGACCACGGGGTCTCGGAGGCACTTTACCTGGCCGACCCCGAGGGAAACGGGCTCGAGCTCTACCGCGACCGGCCCAGAACGGACTGGCCTTTTATAGGCGATCGGCTGGCCATGGTTACCAAGCCGCTTGACCTGGAGGCCCTTTTGGCTGAAGCCGAGGGCAGCGAAGGCCTCGACCCCCAGACCAGCCTGGGGCATCTGCACCTTCACGTGCGCGACCTGGACGAAGCCCAGGCCTTCTTCGAGGGTCTTGGCATGGAGCTTATGCAGGGGGATTATCCCGGCGCCCGCTTCCTGGCCGCCGATGGCTACCACCACCACATCGGCATCAACCTGTGGGCTCGAGGTCGTACAGCACCACCCCATACCACCGGCTTGCTGGGCTACCAGCTGGCCCTAAGGGGCCGCCCCGCCCAGCGCTTGAGCGACCCCAACGGCGCCAGTGTAGAAGTTGTGCCCCTGTAG